In one window of bacterium DNA:
- a CDS encoding error-prone DNA polymerase — MPYTPLWCKTHFSFLEGASSPEELVEAASRHGLTELAVTDRDGVHGVVEAHLAARGRGIRLIVGAQVTVASSPPAEAIMGVREAHQTTSSQSVASSPPAEASKMRHPPVPFRAGDSTLLLLAADRHGYANLCRLLTVGRRRSPKGESRVTWREVAGHAGGLLALWGGEASLLAADGPKPDDAAHDLRDAFGDRVYAMAARHRRDVEVVQERRLRARAARYGLPIVAAHEVLYHAPARRALQDVLTCTRYGIELAAAGTRIKPNAEHALKDPGAFDALFADDPGAVRRTREVADRCAFALTELRYRYPLERLPEGATSAGWLRTLTFAGAGGRYGGRVPPEVTAQLDRELAIIADLDYGGYFLTMHQIVQYCRAHGILCQGRGSAANSAVCYCLGITAVNPVRTDLLFERFLSRERAEPPDIDLDVQHNRREEVIQWIYETYGRDRAAMVANFIRYRFRSAVRDAGKALGLPLVALDRVAKLVWHEDDSRLPRLLGDAGLDPARPLHRHLVRLAAEMQDIPRHLSIHPGGFLLGHEPVSQIVPIENATMPDRTVIQWDKDSVEGLGLFKVDVLALGALSHLDLAFRQLDEDGARAPDGRPLSMATIPDGDRETFAMISRADTIGVFQVESRAQMSMLPRLCPKTYDDLVVQISIVRPGPIVGGMVHPYLRRRAGEEPVEYPHPSLEPVLAKTLGVPIFQEQVIRIAMVAADYSPGEADQLRRDMAAWRRSGRLERHHDRLVSAMTAKGVTSEMAERVFSQIRGFGDYGFPFSHAASFALIAYASAYLKCHHHPEFTCALLNAQPMGFYAPSTIVDDAKRHGVEVRPIDVTASEWDCTLEDRGGADVAAGSEPRAVRMGLRYVKGLAEDGGRRLVQARAERPFQSLDDLIRRTRLDAGALVELAEAGAFEALGADRRTALWQVRALARRRDIVLPVQMREPAPVFDGLGAYETIAWDYRASRHSTRGHPLSPMRPALREAGLPDARAVLAMRDGTRVRYAGIVICRQTPGTASGVTFMTLEDESGFVNLVVWPAVMDAYARLARAAVFLGVTGRIQRQHEIVHVIARKFWRPRARRGARDAPPPAVTSRDFR; from the coding sequence ATGCCGTACACGCCATTGTGGTGCAAGACGCATTTTTCGTTTCTCGAGGGGGCCTCGTCTCCCGAAGAATTGGTCGAGGCCGCATCACGGCACGGGCTCACGGAACTCGCGGTGACCGATCGCGACGGCGTGCACGGGGTAGTGGAGGCCCACCTCGCCGCGCGCGGGCGCGGCATCCGGTTGATTGTCGGGGCGCAGGTGACGGTCGCGTCGTCACCTCCCGCGGAGGCGATCATGGGCGTCCGCGAGGCACATCAAACGACCTCGTCACAGTCGGTCGCGTCGTCACCTCCCGCGGAGGCGTCGAAGATGCGGCATCCGCCGGTCCCGTTTCGGGCCGGCGATTCGACATTGCTTCTCCTGGCCGCGGACCGGCACGGCTATGCCAATCTCTGCCGGCTGTTGACGGTCGGGCGCCGGCGCTCTCCCAAAGGCGAGAGCCGTGTCACCTGGCGGGAAGTCGCCGGCCACGCCGGCGGGCTCCTGGCGCTGTGGGGCGGGGAGGCGAGCCTGCTCGCCGCCGACGGCCCCAAGCCGGATGACGCCGCGCACGACCTGCGTGACGCCTTCGGGGACCGGGTATATGCGATGGCCGCCCGGCACCGGCGGGACGTCGAGGTGGTCCAGGAACGCCGGCTCCGCGCGCGGGCGGCGCGGTACGGGCTGCCGATCGTGGCTGCGCACGAGGTGTTGTATCATGCGCCGGCGCGGCGTGCGCTCCAGGATGTGCTCACCTGTACCCGGTACGGGATCGAACTCGCGGCCGCCGGCACACGGATCAAGCCGAACGCGGAACACGCGCTCAAAGATCCGGGCGCCTTCGACGCGCTGTTTGCCGACGATCCCGGCGCGGTCCGCCGAACCCGCGAGGTCGCCGACCGGTGTGCGTTTGCCCTCACCGAACTGCGGTACCGGTATCCGCTCGAACGTCTCCCCGAGGGCGCGACGTCGGCCGGGTGGCTGCGGACCCTCACGTTCGCCGGGGCGGGGGGGCGGTACGGCGGCCGGGTGCCGCCCGAGGTCACCGCGCAGCTGGACCGGGAACTGGCGATCATCGCGGACCTGGACTACGGCGGCTACTTCCTCACCATGCACCAGATCGTCCAATACTGCCGCGCGCACGGCATCCTCTGCCAGGGGCGCGGATCGGCCGCCAACTCCGCCGTCTGCTACTGCCTCGGCATCACGGCCGTCAATCCGGTGCGGACCGACCTGCTGTTCGAACGGTTTCTCTCGCGCGAGCGGGCCGAGCCGCCGGACATCGACCTCGACGTCCAGCACAACCGCCGGGAAGAGGTAATCCAGTGGATCTATGAGACGTACGGCCGCGACCGCGCCGCGATGGTCGCCAATTTCATCCGCTACCGGTTCCGCTCGGCGGTGCGCGACGCCGGCAAGGCGCTGGGCCTGCCCCTCGTGGCGCTGGACCGCGTCGCGAAGCTCGTGTGGCACGAAGACGATTCGCGCCTCCCGCGGCTGCTCGGCGACGCGGGCCTCGATCCCGCGCGGCCGCTTCACCGACACCTCGTCCGGCTCGCCGCCGAGATGCAGGACATCCCCCGGCATCTCTCGATCCACCCCGGCGGCTTTCTGCTGGGCCACGAGCCCGTGTCCCAGATCGTGCCGATCGAGAACGCGACGATGCCCGACCGCACCGTGATTCAGTGGGACAAGGACAGCGTCGAGGGCCTCGGGCTCTTCAAAGTCGACGTGCTGGCGCTCGGCGCGCTCTCGCACCTCGATCTCGCGTTCCGGCAACTCGACGAAGACGGCGCCCGCGCCCCCGACGGCCGCCCGCTCTCCATGGCCACGATTCCGGACGGCGACCGCGAGACGTTTGCGATGATCTCGCGCGCCGACACGATCGGCGTGTTTCAGGTCGAGAGCCGCGCGCAGATGTCGATGCTGCCGCGCCTGTGCCCCAAGACCTACGACGATCTCGTCGTTCAGATCTCGATCGTACGGCCCGGGCCGATCGTCGGCGGCATGGTGCATCCGTACCTCCGCCGGCGCGCCGGGGAGGAACCCGTCGAGTACCCGCATCCGTCGCTCGAGCCCGTGCTGGCGAAGACGCTCGGCGTGCCGATCTTTCAGGAGCAGGTGATCCGCATCGCGATGGTCGCCGCCGACTACTCGCCCGGCGAGGCGGACCAGTTGCGCCGCGACATGGCCGCGTGGCGCCGCTCGGGACGGCTCGAGCGCCACCACGATCGCCTCGTGTCCGCGATGACCGCCAAGGGCGTGACGTCCGAGATGGCGGAGCGGGTGTTCAGTCAGATCCGGGGATTCGGGGATTATGGATTTCCGTTCAGTCACGCCGCCAGTTTCGCCCTCATCGCGTATGCGTCCGCGTATCTCAAGTGCCACCATCATCCGGAGTTCACGTGCGCGCTGCTCAACGCGCAGCCGATGGGTTTCTACGCACCGTCGACGATCGTCGATGATGCCAAGCGCCACGGCGTCGAAGTGCGCCCGATCGACGTCACGGCAAGCGAGTGGGACTGCACGCTCGAGGACCGCGGGGGCGCGGATGTTGCCGCGGGGTCCGAGCCCCGCGCCGTCCGGATGGGCCTGCGCTACGTCAAGGGGCTCGCCGAAGACGGCGGCCGGCGGCTGGTGCAGGCTCGGGCCGAGCGGCCATTTCAGTCCCTCGACGATCTCATCCGCCGCACCCGGCTCGACGCCGGCGCCCTCGTGGAACTGGCCGAGGCCGGCGCCTTCGAGGCGTTGGGCGCCGATCGCCGCACGGCACTCTGGCAGGTGCGGGCGCTTGCGCGCCGGAGAGACATCGTCCTCCCGGTCCAGATGCGCGAGCCGGCGCCGGTGTTCGACGGGCTCGGCGCCTACGAGACCATCGCGTGGGACTATCGGGCGTCCAGGCACAGCACCCGCGGGCACCCGCTGTCGCCGATGCGCCCGGCGCTGCGCGAGGCGGGCCTGCCGGACGCGCGGGCGGTGCTGGCGATGCGGGACGGTACCCGCGTCCGCTACGCGGGGATCGTCATCTGCCGGCAGACCCCCGGGACCGCATCGGGCGTCACGTTCATGACGCTCGAAGACGAAAGCGGCTTCGTCAACCTCGTCGTCTGGCCGGCCGTGATGGATGCCTACGCCCGGCTGGCGCGGGCCGCGGTCTTCCTCGGCGTGACGGGGCGCATCCAGCGGCAGCACGAGATCGTGCACGTCATCGCCCGGAAATTTTGGCGTCCCCGCGCGAGGCGCGGGGCGCGGGATGCGCCGCCGCCGGCAGTCACGAGCCGGGACTTCCGGTGA
- a CDS encoding DNA polymerase Y family protein, whose product MARRACAEIPALPLQVLLRGHPEWRRYPSVVVAEDTPQSPVLWVNAPAREAGIAPGLRYAAALALAPHLRAGTVSPADVARAVRAVTDALRRFSPHVEPSADEPGVLWLDASGLERLHSSLAEWAEAVRTDLAHAGYDAVIVVGFTRFGTYAAAQVTRGTRVLADPDEERAVGRRVSLRHLRLPPDTLDALGRLGVRTVDDLLRLPAGGVLERFGPAAERLHRLASGDLWTPLVPLPATEPVRRHLVLDAPESDAQRLLFAVKHVLHPLLARLAPRGQALAALDLRFRLGKGEWSAHLIRPASPTLDAVRLADLVRLRLDAVRVDAGVTEIFAEAAGVPAAPDQLALLPEHSSRDVEAGTRALDRLRARYGDGAVVGAVLRDGHLPEARFGWEPVAHLRLPRPRSVGMRPLVRRIFERPVPLKRYVAIPGEPSAAGGPFIVSGGWWACPACPAPDGAHRTYYFLEGTHGELRWVFYDAVRRRWYLHGRVE is encoded by the coding sequence GTGGCGCGTCGGGCCTGCGCTGAGATCCCGGCGTTGCCTTTACAAGTATTGCTGCGCGGCCATCCGGAGTGGCGGAGATACCCGAGCGTGGTGGTCGCGGAAGATACGCCCCAGAGTCCGGTGCTCTGGGTCAATGCGCCGGCACGGGAGGCCGGGATCGCGCCCGGGCTTCGCTATGCGGCGGCGCTGGCGCTCGCCCCCCATCTCCGTGCCGGGACCGTTTCTCCGGCCGACGTCGCTCGTGCCGTCCGCGCGGTGACGGACGCGTTGCGCCGATTTTCTCCCCACGTGGAGCCGTCGGCGGACGAGCCGGGCGTCTTGTGGCTCGATGCGTCGGGCCTCGAGCGGCTGCACTCGTCTCTGGCCGAATGGGCGGAGGCCGTCCGGACCGATCTCGCGCATGCCGGATACGACGCGGTGATCGTCGTTGGGTTCACGCGCTTCGGAACATACGCGGCGGCCCAGGTCACACGCGGCACCCGCGTACTGGCGGACCCCGACGAAGAACGCGCCGTCGGCCGGCGCGTCTCCCTGCGTCATCTGCGCCTGCCGCCGGACACCCTCGACGCGCTCGGACGGCTTGGGGTGCGGACAGTGGACGATCTGCTCCGGCTGCCGGCCGGCGGAGTGCTGGAACGTTTTGGACCCGCGGCCGAGCGCCTCCACCGGCTGGCGTCGGGCGACCTGTGGACGCCGCTTGTACCGCTGCCGGCGACCGAGCCGGTGCGGCGGCACCTCGTGCTGGATGCGCCGGAATCGGATGCCCAACGCCTGTTGTTCGCCGTCAAGCATGTGCTGCATCCGCTATTGGCCCGGCTAGCACCGCGCGGGCAGGCGCTCGCCGCCCTGGATCTGCGGTTCCGGCTGGGGAAGGGCGAGTGGAGTGCCCATCTCATCCGGCCGGCATCACCGACGCTCGATGCGGTCCGGCTGGCCGATCTCGTGCGTCTGCGTCTCGACGCGGTGCGGGTTGATGCCGGCGTGACGGAGATCTTCGCGGAGGCCGCCGGCGTGCCGGCCGCCCCGGACCAACTGGCCCTGCTGCCGGAACACTCCTCCCGAGACGTCGAGGCCGGGACCCGCGCCCTCGATCGCCTCCGGGCCCGGTATGGTGACGGTGCGGTGGTGGGCGCGGTGCTTCGCGACGGGCATTTACCGGAAGCCCGGTTCGGGTGGGAGCCGGTCGCGCACCTGCGCCTGCCGCGGCCCCGCTCTGTCGGAATGCGACCGCTGGTCCGGCGGATCTTCGAGCGGCCGGTGCCGCTGAAGCGGTACGTCGCGATCCCGGGTGAGCCGTCCGCCGCCGGCGGCCCGTTCATCGTCTCGGGCGGCTGGTGGGCCTGTCCCGCCTGCCCCGCGCCAGACGGGGCGCATCGGACCTACTACTTTCTGGAAGGTACGCACGGAGAGTTGCGGTGGGTGTTCTACGACGCCGTGCGCCGGCGCTGGTATCTGCACGGGCGCGTGGAGTAA
- a CDS encoding recombinase A produces the protein MSIHRRETDLSAAHEQTASYMISPGQKPVFVRLKYEHTFDIMGSSRGPGESETVAMSQAIPLYNPRHVIGSLHDVSTEVLRPEEPWSLEYLAGRLVELEAGGNAAALTLACKVIIDAQQCGEPVAWITAADDRSGVFYPPDVYDNGVDLAALPVVRVPETIAAFSAADLLLRSAGFGLIVTDLGAPQAVAATVLARLAGLARRHRTALLFLTRPSGERPLSPTGVRTTADDATYAGSLGSLISLHVRCLRQRTGPDRFRCGLVALKDKHRGPGWQYTELCRGASGLR, from the coding sequence ATGTCAATTCACCGCCGGGAAACCGATTTGTCCGCCGCCCATGAACAGACGGCGTCATACATGATTTCCCCAGGTCAGAAACCGGTGTTCGTTCGGTTGAAATACGAACATACGTTCGATATCATGGGGTCATCACGCGGCCCAGGTGAATCTGAAACAGTGGCAATGTCGCAAGCGATCCCGCTTTACAATCCCCGCCATGTGATTGGGTCTCTGCATGACGTCTCGACCGAAGTACTCCGGCCTGAGGAGCCGTGGTCTCTCGAATACCTGGCCGGCCGCCTGGTTGAGCTGGAAGCCGGCGGGAATGCCGCTGCGCTGACGCTGGCCTGCAAAGTCATCATCGATGCGCAACAATGCGGCGAGCCGGTGGCGTGGATCACGGCCGCGGACGATCGATCCGGCGTATTCTATCCGCCGGACGTCTATGACAACGGGGTCGATCTCGCCGCACTGCCGGTAGTTCGCGTGCCCGAGACGATCGCGGCGTTCTCGGCGGCCGATCTGCTCCTTCGATCGGCCGGGTTTGGTCTCATCGTGACCGATCTCGGGGCGCCGCAGGCCGTGGCGGCGACGGTACTCGCGCGGCTGGCCGGTCTCGCGCGGCGCCATCGAACCGCGCTGTTGTTCCTGACGCGGCCGTCCGGCGAACGTCCGCTGAGTCCAACCGGTGTGCGGACCACGGCGGACGACGCCACATATGCGGGGTCCCTCGGCTCGCTGATCTCTCTGCACGTGCGTTGCCTGCGGCAGCGCACGGGTCCCGATCGATTTCGCTGCGGGCTGGTCGCGTTGAAGGACAAGCACCGCGGGCCGGGCTGGCAGTATACGGAGCTGTGTCGTGGCGCGTCGGGCCTGCGCTGA
- a CDS encoding LysE family translocator: protein MAFLLFAVAAAGTPGPSNIMLTAVGARAGVLRGLPSLMGVMTGMGLMMFAVPLGLGSLVLAHPPVLKTLHWGGAAFLLWLSWKIAMSPSDSEAMPERNPVGFLGAAAFQWVNPKSWLVSAIAAGTFLGTGRGSPIVQAAFLGGLFIVAALPSCFLWLAFGAGVQRVLHSRRRRRTFNIVMGALLAVSVALIVG, encoded by the coding sequence GTGGCGTTTCTGCTGTTCGCCGTCGCGGCCGCGGGCACCCCGGGTCCCAGCAACATCATGCTGACCGCGGTCGGTGCGCGTGCCGGCGTCCTGAGAGGACTGCCCAGTCTGATGGGCGTCATGACCGGCATGGGTCTCATGATGTTCGCAGTACCCCTCGGCCTCGGGAGCCTGGTCCTCGCGCACCCGCCGGTGCTCAAGACGCTCCACTGGGGCGGCGCGGCATTTCTGCTCTGGCTGTCGTGGAAGATCGCCATGTCTCCAAGCGATAGCGAAGCGATGCCGGAAAGGAATCCGGTCGGCTTCCTCGGCGCCGCGGCCTTTCAGTGGGTCAATCCGAAATCCTGGCTCGTGAGTGCGATCGCCGCGGGCACTTTTCTCGGCACCGGCCGGGGGAGCCCCATTGTGCAGGCCGCCTTCCTCGGCGGCCTGTTCATTGTGGCGGCGTTGCCGAGCTGCTTCCTGTGGCTGGCGTTCGGAGCCGGCGTCCAGCGCGTTCTCCACAGCCGCCGCAGACGGAGAACATTCAACATCGTCATGGGGGCGCTGCTTGCCGTGTCGGTGGCCCTCATCGTTGGGTAG